In Halomicrobium zhouii, the sequence CGCGGACTATCTCACCGACAAGAGCTTCGTCGCGGTGATCTGTCACAGGGAACCGGATCCTGACTGCCTCGCGAGCGCGGTGGCGTTCGGGACTATCGCCCACTGGTGTGGCGCCGAAACGGTCGAGTACTTCGACGGCACACGGATATCTCGGCCACAGAACCTGGCGCTCATCGCCCATCTCGACGTGAACCTCCGCCCGGTTTCGGAGCTGACTCCCGCCGAACCGGACGTGCTCGCGCTCGTCGACCACGCCGTCCCGGGCGTTCACGACGGACTTACCCGGGATACGCAGGTCGACGTCATCCTCGATCACCACGAACACGACCGACCCGTGACGGCCGACTTCGTCGACGTCCGCCCGGAGTACGGTGCCACGGCAACCTTGTTCGTCGAGTACCTCCGAGAACTCGGCGTCCCGGTCTCGGCGCGACTGGCGTCGGCGCTCCTGTTCGCTCTCCATCGCGAACGGCTGGATCAGGTCCGTCACCCGACGCGACACGACTACCTCGCCGCCGCCGCGATGCTCCCGCTCAGCGACCCCGCCACGATCGACCACCTCTATCGCGCGGGCATGAAACCGACGACCATCGACGCGATCGCGACGGCGATCCGGAACCGCCGCACCGTCGGCTCGTGTCTGGTCTCGTGGGTCGGGCCGATACCGGACCGCGAGGCGCTCCCCCAGACGGCGGAGTACCTGTTGAACCTGCAGTCGGTCGACACGGTGCTCGCTCTCGGCGTGGTCGACGACGAGGTCCACCTCAGTGCACGCACCGTCGATCAGCGCGTCAACCTGGCGACCGTCTTGCCGAGCGTCATCGGCACCGCGGGAAGCGGGGGTGGTCACCGAGACATGGCCGGCGGCGTTATCCCCGCTGCCCGGCTCGACACGTCCGCGCGGGACGGCGGGGACGCCGCCCCGCCGGCCGTCGACGACCTCGGGTCGCGGTTCTGTACGACTGTCGAGCGAGCGAAATCTGCCGGCGTCGTGGCGGAGCCGGGGCCCCCGGTTCAGGTCGTTGATACGGCCGTCGAGGCTCGTAGCGACGGATCGAACGCGCTCCCGGACGCGGTGTCGGCCGGCGTCTCGGACGACGCGGTCTCC encodes:
- a CDS encoding DHH family phosphoesterase — its product is MRLATALADYLTDKSFVAVICHREPDPDCLASAVAFGTIAHWCGAETVEYFDGTRISRPQNLALIAHLDVNLRPVSELTPAEPDVLALVDHAVPGVHDGLTRDTQVDVILDHHEHDRPVTADFVDVRPEYGATATLFVEYLRELGVPVSARLASALLFALHRERLDQVRHPTRHDYLAAAAMLPLSDPATIDHLYRAGMKPTTIDAIATAIRNRRTVGSCLVSWVGPIPDREALPQTAEYLLNLQSVDTVLALGVVDDEVHLSARTVDQRVNLATVLPSVIGTAGSGGGHRDMAGGVIPAARLDTSARDGGDAAPPAVDDLGSRFCTTVERAKSAGVVAEPGPPVQVVDTAVEARSDGSNALPDAVSAGVSDDAVSPRGTPSDVHQ